TACCCGAATTTGAATTGGCGAGGTATGGCTGCGCAAAAGATTTTTCTCGGTAAGGTAAAAACAGGCAATTTGATCCCGAGCTGGATGGTCTTCAGGAAAGTTTAGTGCCTGGTAGTTATACCATTCAGTTTCGATCTCCGGCCCGAGTTTTTCTTCAAATCCCATGGCAACTAAAATTTCAATTATCTCGTCGAGGACCTTAGAAATCGGATGGGTATAACCTAACCAGACTCGCCGACCGGGTAATAACAGGTCAATTCGGCGCTGGCTTTTTTGTAATTGAGCTTTTTGCAGCAGTTCTGCTCTTTTGGCTTCAAGCTGTTCGGTAATTCTATCTTTAAGGGTGTTGAGGGCTTGACCTTGGACTTTCCGTTCTTCTAAAGGAAGACTAGCCAGTCCTTTAATCCAAGTATTAATAAGCCCTTTGCGGCCTAAGTATTTAATGCGAACATTTTCTAACTCTTCAGGAGAGTTCGCACTAGCAAGTTCGGACTCAAAATCGCGTAGGGTTTTTTCGATATCCATGCTTAGGCTGATTTTACAAGTTCCACTAAGGACTTAAACTCCTCTGGATTTCTCACAGCCAATTCCGATAGCGCCTTGCGGTCAATTTCGATGTTTTTAAGCTTCAGACCGTGAATAAATTTATTGTAGCTGATACCATACGGTTTTAG
This portion of the candidate division WOR-3 bacterium genome encodes:
- the pheS gene encoding phenylalanine--tRNA ligase subunit alpha gives rise to the protein MDIEKTLRDFESELASANSPEELENVRIKYLGRKGLINTWIKGLASLPLEERKVQGQALNTLKDRITEQLEAKRAELLQKAQLQKSQRRIDLLLPGRRVWLGYTHPISKVLDEIIEILVAMGFEEKLGPEIETEWYNYQALNFPEDHPARDQIACFYLTEKNLLRSHTSPIQIRVMEKEKPPIRIIAPGRVFRPDPFDASHSPVFYQVEGLYVDEHVTFCELKGTLEQFCYKIFGDNVRVRFTPSYFPFTEPSAEIGISCVICEGKGCKTCKNTGWLEILGAGMVHPNVLENVGYDSKRYSGFAFGLGVERIAMIKYRIDDIRLFYENDIRFLEQF